Part of the Panicum virgatum strain AP13 chromosome 4N, P.virgatum_v5, whole genome shotgun sequence genome is shown below.
ACCCGACAAAAAGACCTTACCCCAACAGCAGGATGTAGGCTAGAGGTAACAAGCTTTTCAGCTCGCTCTACTTCCTTCAACACCAGGGCAGTGCAGCCTTTAGCGGAGGCAAGCACTTCCTGAGCCTCGAGGCCCTGCCGACCCACGTGTCGCCAGACCTTGTCCTCCCGAGAGTCGTTCAGCACGAACTGTGCGTCGCCGCCCTCGTCGCAAGATGGCCACTCCAGCGATCCTTCCGGCAGGCGGTAAGGAACCAATGTGCCCTCCACCGATGGTGATCCCTCCAACACAGCGGGCGACAGGGGAGAGCTCTCGGCAGGAACACCTGTGTCGTCCGCCGGAGGTGGCACGAACGCCGTCGCCACGCCGACTGGAGGAAGGATGGGACCTGGCATCGCCACCGTCACCATCTGCGACGAGGACGTCCCCAAGGGCACGCGCCCTCCCCGACACCTGGCGAGTAGAGTCGCCAGCGCAGGATGCTCAGTCCACTCCACCGGATCGGCCATCGGCTGGAAACCGATCGAGACCCTGCATCGCAAGAACGAGAAAGTGCGTCACCAAAAGGCCGCTCCTCCGGAAACACCAGAACAGGAACAACACTTATGTTATCGCCATCATCTTCGGAAACGAGGGCGCAGGCAGTTGGATGGGATGCCCCGGTCAGGAGTCATCAAGACCAAGTCCAGCGGCTCCACGATCATTAAAAAATCGCGGAGCCTCTCGGGGGCCTCTGACGGGGTTATAAACCCGGGATCCCTAGCGGGCCAGACTCGTACGATCGGAAGCCCGGCAGGCTCGCCAGGCCATAAAACACGACGACCCACTAACCGGCGCGGGAAGCTACCTTCGCTTCTAAGGGGACGATTCCAGGAGCCCGACCTCCCGGGACACATGGAAGCCCCCCGACCTAGCGCCCCAGGTCAGAGCCGTGCCGATGACCCAGGACGTGCGCTCCAAGAACGCCGCGCCTCGTGACAGGCATGCCGGCCAAGACAGGACACGTGCAGGCCCCAAGACGCCAGCTCTCCATATCTTGCGGCAAGAGGTTAGCCAGCATGACTCCCTGACAAGGGGACAGCGCCGCTCGCGCGGGCCCTGCGACACAACGGGAGGGGGCGTCCACAGACGCTGCCCCCCCCCCTCACCATAATGATGGTTGTCTCTGCGCACCATCTCATTACGCCAACGAGTGTGACCGGACGCCTCCGGCCAGACCTCGGTAAGACACCCCTCACCAGGAGCGCCGTCCGACTGACAAGAGCTACGCAGGGGAGGCGTGAGACAGCCCCGCGGACAAGGAACATAGGCTCCGGCAGACAAGACCGAAGAAGACCCCCGAGTGACCAACCaagcggccgcgccgccccgactgAGCCAAAATGGGACAGTACCGGGGAACACGTCGCCCGAGAAGACTGCCAGGATCATCCCTTGCCCCGGAAGATAGCCAGGATCAAGCCTGCCCACTACAGACCgaccgagtgggccccgacgactgacaaggacGAATCGCACCCCGACGGTGCCAAGACACAGCGCTAGATAAATGTAAATGGGGGCCcaaccttggactataaaaaggaaagccccccacgtaggaaagggttgaACTCCCACGGGTTCGACACTATTTGActagcttgtaagctcccctctgaactttgagcacccggactcgagagcaatagagcgaGAACACCACCCCCATACTGAATGTAGGACATTTCAGgtccgaaccagtctaaatcctcgagtctttgcatgctagaccatatccgatcaagcgcacaataaacaagcaatcgagtagttttgtagtcgcccatttcccgcagcAACACATATCTATATACAAGCGTTTGCTTTTGTATAATGTGTTTTAAAAGAAAACCAAAAAGAAGACCGTGGAAACAATCTCTGTTATTCATTTGATAATCTCGACCAACACTGCCAACATGTTTCCCCTCGAGTATTTATCTTCAAACAAAAGCATGTATACAGCATCTTTTGATATGCAACAAGAAGACAGCGAAATTCAAGCAAGCACGTATACACACACACAGACGGTGGTGAGTACAAAGCGAACAAAAATGGCAGAGTAGCTATCTATACATCATTATACATCATCGGCCGGTCCTCTTCTAACGGAAGTAGCCGTAGAGCTCGAGGAAGCAAATGCAGAGGTTCCAAGCGTTGGAGACACTGCCGGCGGCAGGGCCCGTCAGGGCCACCCTGAAGAATCGGAAGGGCAGCAGGGCCGGCGGGCCAACGATGGGCCACGACGCAAACTGCCCGGGGTGGCAAATGGTCGCATCACCGTCGTGGACGCGGAGGCTCGTCCAGTTCCGGCCGTCCATGGATCCCTGCGATGGAGACTCATCAGCCTCACTGTGTAGTTCAGCCTCTCCCCATTCAAAGATTCGGCAAGGAATATAATTGAAAGTACTGCAGGTACCTGAAGAACCCAGGACCTCATGAAGGTTGTGGAGCCATCCTGTCTCACCGTGTACCAGTTGCACATCAGCTGCACAACAATTCATCACTTCACTACTGTATGTCTTGTATCAGCAAGCAGGCCAACTGAGGCGCCAACAGATCCCAGAAGCAAACCTGGTGGTCCTGCCCGATGTCTACCATCCACCAAGAAAGCTTCTTTCCATCTTCAATACAAGGCCCAGCAACGCATGTCCCCTAGAATCGCAACATGCGTAGTGCTTAATATTGTTCCACCACCAGAAAAATGTGATCCGTTTATCAGCCATAATTCCCCATGCTATCATCATACCTGGTAAGTCTTTGAAACCAAAGCCTTTGGATCCGTGTGTCTGGAATTCGGGCTGCTTGCCACCACAGTGATATTCTAATTGCAGaaatagatagatagatgcTCATCAGTGAATAATTAAACCAGGCTTGTTAGTTACTACACTGAATAGCCTCAagcccccccacccacccacccataCCTTGGCTAATACAGGATTCATCCACTGATGTTTTCCAAATGATGTTCCGGCATAGTAGATAACACCATTGCTATCACCATCAGAGATATACTGGAGCTCTTTATAGCTTGAGCGCCTGTGCTGAAATCTCTCGCTGGAAGATATAGGTTTCACGTACAAATATCAGTCAGCCCGCAATACCGTCAATCCTTACTCCAGTCAGATCCAAGTCAACACATACTCACCATTCATATGATGTAGACGTCCATTGTCCAGCATGAGAGAACTCGATGGCTTCTGCAACCTGTGTTTCCAACAAGTAATCAGGTTGTATACTTCCAGTCCAGAAACATGCACAAACTGAAAAGATTAAACTCTGGAGCAAGAAACACTAACCAGCTGTCTGAATGCTTGAATGCGGTTCGCCAGATTACTTCTCTCCATCTGCAGAGAAGCAACAAGCGCTATAAGAATCCAAACAAATTATTCGGCACAAGCTTCAGGCATACAAAAAGCAACATGTACCCTCTTTAGCATTGGCAGCTGCATCAAAGGGAACCTCACGAACGGCAGTAAAGTTCCAACGGCGGAAAGCCTCTTTCCAAAGAGTTGCTCAGGTGTTGAAGTTCTCAAGAGCTTATCTACTGAAGTCCAGTAAAAAGTTTCACAAGTCCCCATGCACCATGTTAAGATGGCATCCAGAACCCTCTCTTCCGATGTTACCGTCATATCGCGATGCTGCAAAATTACTACTAGTATGACCAATGCCAAAAGAAATGCCTCACTACTAGTTTCAGTGTTTTAGTCTATTCAACACAAATGGTGTGAGTCCTCTTTGCAAGTGCAACTTCCCACGCTTAGGCTGTACTTCAGCACagatttattttttatgtaaAATAATAACTGAAATGATAATATATAAACCAGAAAATCTTAACCATGTCCGAACCAAAAGAACTGGGGAGCAAATTTTACTTCTATTCCTATCCAAACTCATAGTTCCTCTTTCCCTGACGTTTAATTAATGTACAGGTTCATCAACAGAGTACGCATGAAGATATATACAATTATTAATAAGGAGATATCAGCATAATTAATTGGCAAGCCTTGCAACCAGAAAAGGTTACCAAGAGCTAAATTCAAAAACTAAGAAAGTCACATTTGATTGTCAGGAAAATGCAACAACAGAACTGATAAAGTGAAGGACTTCAGCGGATACAACTATAAACCACAAGTTTCTTTTCTCATAAAATTGCCAAGCTTATGCGAAGCGGCTCCTGGCAATCTACTATAGCTTCAGGATATTACACATGCCATTTAGCATTAGACCACTAACATCTTGATTATCTGGTAAGGCTGAATCGTGATAAACATCTTCATCTATGCTCCCAAGGACACCATTTATATTTAGTGACCGCAATAGGATGATGTACTAAAAACAGTTATATTACTTGCCTGAAGAATATCCTTAAAAGTTGCCTCATCTAACAACACAAAGTCCGTGCAAGCAGTTGTGCAATAATCAAAGTGTGTTGCAAAATTCCTCTTGCatacttcttcaagcagttTACAAGATGGGATTGATGAAACTGCCTGTAAGACTGAACATACTGTGTCCTGCAATGAACTTTCAGGGGTCAGTCTACACTGAACCAGCTACAAGTTCACCCAAATTCGCAGAAGCCATTTCCCTTAAATTTGGAATAAAACTAGAAACTAGTCTTGTTGAATGAGCTTCTTCCAGTAGGACACGGGAACCCTGCATGTATAACGCATGTGGAATGTATTAATATCTCATATCCTTTATTTCTAAGACAAATGTCCCCACTACATATTGTCACAACTACCACATGCCACTGCAAGTTTTGAATAGACAAGATATAGCTTTTAGTAATTGCAAAAACGGACAATTGAATGCGTGCAGAATGAAGTGTCACAAGTGCCTTTTTTAAGAACACAGTTATACAAACTGGTGAAATGAATTACTCATCATAAGCAGTCTTTAGCTCCACTAAGTTGTACCAGCAAGTTTTCTTGTAGTTTCTATATGGAAGAAAACATAGGTACCTCTGAAAGGCACTCCATTATTTGTTTACAGCATTCAAACTGAAGGACAGTGATGGCAAACTGATCTGATAATAGAAGCAGCTGCACCAACACTGATGTAATATCCTGGGTATCCACCTTAAGCTCCCCATGGTACATAAATTGAAGGAGGAGAAAGAATGCTTCAGGAGGAACATCTTCGAAAAAGACATCGGAGGCACTACTTTCCTTCATCCCGTTTGTGAACATCTGCATGTTTGTGCTCATACTTTATTTATGCAACTATATGCATGATGCATAACACTTAATGACACCGAGATTTGACTCTGACGCAGGATGTAAAAAAGGAAAACGAGTGTACCTTGGCAAGCGGCATGCTCCAGAGGCTAAGGATAAGCTTGTGACCCTTGGTAACAAGACCATGTCCATtaacatatatatttatatcACTATATTTGCCATTTGCAAGGAACTGTCCAATTTTCTGTGAATTAACTGGGCTTTTGAAAGGGGATGAACCAATTTTACGATCTTGAAATCCGCTACTTGATAATGTTAAGAGTTTACCAGACGCAGAAAATTTCTTATCCGCTTCCAAAGAGACAATGACTTCTTTGCAACACTTCACCAGTGGTTCGACTTTAAAATGCGAGCTCAACTCGAGCAGAGAGCTTAGTAGCCATTCAGCAATCTGAACAGACAACAAAATGAAGGCTTTTCAGTTTCCAGACTTGGTCGATTTTGAGAAAGAGCAGACATAACAAGTCAAAGCAGCTTACTACCTGTGTAGAACCTGTGTAGATATACTCAAGAAGGGAGTGGAGAACTGGGTAGGGTACTGATGGAAGTTCAATGGTAGCTCCATCCACTACTTCAAATGGAAAATCTCCAGAAGCACACAGGACAACTCTGTGTGCAGGAACAACCTTTCTTTCAGTGCCAACCACAAATATAGCATCAGAGAAGTCCCAACTCTCCAGAAAGTCTGCAAGTAGCCTTTGGTCAGAATCAGAATCATCTCTCGTGCCTCGTTTCCCAGAGCATAACCTTTGCTCAGAATGAACGTAGGCATGCTCCATCTGGCTCCAAAGTATGCTGTTCTgaggagctgatgggagaatgCTTATGTTCCTGTACCCTACGTGCTTGTCCCAGCTGGATAGGCCGACGTACTGAACATTTGGGTTGGGATCGGGATCGAGCCACTGGAACAGGAGATAGCTGTTGGGATGCCTTCCTCGGCCGATGCTGATTAAGCCGTCGTAGATGCTGATCCAGTAGGCCTGGAAGGAGAAGGAGCAGCACAAGCCGAGGGCAGCTACATCAACAACAGTGCTTCCATCCACCTCGATCCTGAGCCGCTTGTTCCTGTGGCTGCCCAAGATGACAGTGTAGTGGCGGCTGCTGTCCATTTTGTAGTGGTAGTGCTGGCTCCCAGGCTGTTGGCGGAACACCAGGGTGACGTCGTTCTGCGCCGATGCCTCGAAGGCGACGCAGCCCCGGCCAGGCTCCCCGAAGCGAAGCTCCTCGCCCCAGGCGCACTCAAAGGGGGCAACCGTCAGGGGTCTCTTGGACTCCTCGACAAATCCCATTGCTACTGTCCGCGGCAGCTTATGAGCTGTGTGAATGGCTCCCAAGATGCTAAAATCAAAAGGAGGGAGCAGGGATTAACAGCAACTGAATGAGTAATTGGAGGACTCCCCTGGAGTAAACAAACATGAATGGCCGATTCGGATCCGATTAAGAAGCAAGGCGATACCTTTCCAGGCAAATCACTTACCaagaagatgaaaagaaggtCCAGTGCGGATGGGAGGACTGAGGAGTGAGGAGCGGggcgcggtgcggcgcggcgcagtGACCTCGGAAGGTCAAAGGAGCTCGATTGCCGTTTGGTTGTTGGTTTAATTTGCAGCTGGAGCTCGATTGCCGGTCTGACTATCTATCAGTCCCCCTTCACTCCCTCTCAAAGTCTCAAGTCTCACCGGTGGACTgctcaaaaatatatatatatatatatatatatatatatatatatatatatatatatatatatatatatatatatcactcCCTCACCCATTGGGGACTACATAACCCTCAATCTATGAAacagtctatatcacccctAAACTTTCCAAAACCGGCCAAATTACCCC
Proteins encoded:
- the LOC120669906 gene encoding BTB/POZ domain-containing protein At2g30600-like isoform X2 produces the protein MGFVEESKRPLTVAPFECAWGEELRFGEPGRGCVAFEASAQNDVTLVFRQQPGSQHYHYKMDSSRHYTVILGSHRNKRLRIEVDGSTVVDVAALGLCCSFSFQAYWISIYDGLISIGRGRHPNSYLLFQWLDPDPNPNVQYVGLSSWDKHVGYRNISILPSAPQNSILWSQMEHAYVHSEQRLCSGKRGTRDDSDSDQRLLADFLESWDFSDAIFVVGTERKVVPAHRVVLCASGDFPFEVVDGATIELPSVPYPVLHSLLEYIYTGSTQIAEWLLSSLLELSSHFKVEPLVKCCKEVIVSLEADKKFSASGKLLTLSSSGFQDRKIGSSPFKSPVNSQKIGQFLANGKYSDINIYVNGHGLVTKGHKLILSLWSMPLAKMFTNGMKESSASDVFFEDVPPEAFFLLLQFMYHGELKVDTQDITSVLVQLLLLSDQFAITVLQFECCKQIMECLSEHRDMTVTSEERVLDAILTWCMGTCETFYWTSVDKLLRTSTPEQLFGKRLSAVGTLLPFVRFPLMQLPMLKRMERSNLANRIQAFRQLVAEAIEFSHAGQWTSTSYECERFQHRRSSYKELQYISDGDSNGVIYYAGTSFGKHQWMNPVLAKNITVVASSPNSRHTDPKALVSKTYQGTCVAGPCIEDGKKLSWWMVDIGQDHQLMCNWYTVRQDGSTTFMRSWVLQGSMDGRNWTSLRVHDGDATICHPGQFASWPIVGPPALLPFRFFRVALTGPAAGSVSNAWNLCICFLELYGYFR
- the LOC120669906 gene encoding BTB/POZ domain-containing protein At2g30600-like isoform X1; protein product: MGFVEESKRPLTVAPFECAWGEELRFGEPGRGCVAFEASAQNDVTLVFRQQPGSQHYHYKMDSSRHYTVILGSHRNKRLRIEVDGSTVVDVAALGLCCSFSFQAYWISIYDGLISIGRGRHPNSYLLFQWLDPDPNPNVQYVGLSSWDKHVGYRNISILPSAPQNSILWSQMEHAYVHSEQRLCSGKRGTRDDSDSDQRLLADFLESWDFSDAIFVVGTERKVVPAHRVVLCASGDFPFEVVDGATIELPSVPYPVLHSLLEYIYTGSTQIAEWLLSSLLELSSHFKVEPLVKCCKEVIVSLEADKKFSASGKLLTLSSSGFQDRKIGSSPFKSPVNSQKIGQFLANGKYSDINIYVNGHGLVTKGHKLILSLWSMPLAKMFTNGMKESSASDVFFEDVPPEAFFLLLQFMYHGELKVDTQDITSVLVQLLLLSDQFAITVLQFECCKQIMECLSEDTVCSVLQAVSSIPSCKLLEEVCKRNFATHFDYCTTACTDFVLLDEATFKDILQHRDMTVTSEERVLDAILTWCMGTCETFYWTSVDKLLRTSTPEQLFGKRLSAVGTLLPFVRFPLMQLPMLKRMERSNLANRIQAFRQLVAEAIEFSHAGQWTSTSYECERFQHRRSSYKELQYISDGDSNGVIYYAGTSFGKHQWMNPVLAKNITVVASSPNSRHTDPKALVSKTYQGTCVAGPCIEDGKKLSWWMVDIGQDHQLMCNWYTVRQDGSTTFMRSWVLQGSMDGRNWTSLRVHDGDATICHPGQFASWPIVGPPALLPFRFFRVALTGPAAGSVSNAWNLCICFLELYGYFR